The following DNA comes from Vicia villosa cultivar HV-30 ecotype Madison, WI unplaced genomic scaffold, Vvil1.0 ctg.000273F_1_1_2_unsc, whole genome shotgun sequence.
GAACATTATGGTGGGAGTTGATCCAGGTAGCCGACCCTACTTAGTGGAATAAGGTTTGGTTTGGttgtattgtaattttttttgttttactttaaaataaTGTTTCAACCCATAAAATATTTTGTAACACTATGACCGTTTTGTGtctacttttttttcttcttttttccagGACACCTTTAACTTCTTTTGACACATGTCAAGCAGGTGTACATGGACACGCGAGTTGCAAGCAATGTTCATGCTTTCGATTCCAATATCTCAACAAAGTGAATCAAGAAATAATTAAGTTGTAGAATAGAAAATCAAGTCTTTTTGCATGTTTCATACATTTAGCCATCCTTATCCTTTCCAAGTAGTTCGGTAAACCAATCTCATAGCAAAATTGCTTGTCAtgcattcaaaattcaagattaaactttaaaatttttgTTGAACTACGATTACCTTTTCAGCAAAGAAACTATGTTGGAACTGCTCTAATCACTTATTATCAATGAAGGCATGACTAACCATACAACGCCACGCATTACCACTTTCAACAATGAGTAAAACAAGATTGTAAGACATTCAACTTATCTATCCAAACTGACAAATTATACACAGCTATCATCATATAGTTGATATGTCAACCTTTTTTACAGATGCAAAGCAAGCATCAATAACTGAATGGCTCTTTGCACGAACACAAGAATTTTGTGAAAAATAGAAGACTTATAAATTTACTGAACCAAGAGAATCATAACAACCATGTGAATAAAGTCAATAAACAAAAATTCAATCTATCATCAAATATAGTACAAGATAATTTAACGGTGAATTATAGAACTATTCATAAAGATAGCACACACTTACCAAGCTTTTGCGCATCCCCAAACCATTTGCTCATGAGGTTAGATATCTTCACATTAATGAACACTGCTCCAGACTCCTTGGCAATAGCTTTGGCAAGCATGGTTTTCCCAGTGCCAGGAGGTCCATACAACAAAACCCCCTTTTGTGGTCCAAGGAGCTTGCCATGCGAAAACAAGTCGGGCCGTTTCAACGGCAGAATAACAAGCTCAAACAAAGCTTGTTTAATAGTTTCCAGTCCCCCAATGGAGTCAAACTCCACATCAATATGGTCAGGGTTTATAACATCACAGGCTATTACATCCTACACACAGTAAAAGGCAcaaatcaaacatcaaaacaaaacatcCTAGTTATCATCAGTACAGTATTACACCAAAAAAAGAACTTTTGCAAAGTTGGTACCTCGTAGGGATTGGTTTGAATGAGGGGGCGACCTAGACGCTTGGCAATCTGTTTCTTTTGTTCAAGCGCTTTCTTGGTTGATTCACGGTTAGGGTCAAGGTAACGGAGTCCTGTGACCAATACCCAGTAACTCAGTGCCGCCCTAGCTGCGTACAGCAATATCTCTTGCAGGAACTTCGTATCGGTCATTCTCTTAAAACAATCAAAATTATAACCCTAATATTAGGGTTAAATTTGTTGTCtaacttttctttcttctttttcttcttcaaagTAAAACCTTACAATTCAAAGCATTATCAACTCACTGTAGACCACCGAGATTCTAGGATGAAATAGAGGAAAAATCTAGAACGTAAGAAGTTGTCTTGCGGATGAGGAAGATATTGAAATTAATGGGCCTTATGAATTGGTCCATGAAAATATATCGGAGTTGCCTCGTGTAAAAGATAGGGGAAGGGAATTTCTTAGTAAGTTAGTAATACATTCATAAGTCTTCGTAGGGCATGTTTGGATATAAGgaaatgaacggagcggaatggagtgGAGTGGGatggaacggagcggaacgaatGTATAATtctattgtttggaaattttagaacggaataagacaaattattcattccgcccaaattggaggggaaggaatatggtggtaagtgatggaatagAATGGAATCCATAACACTCCTTtgcgctccgctccatccgtttttaaattatccaaacaacataatatcattttatttcattccattccgctccgctccattcgattccatcaatccaaacaaagccttagAGATTTTTGGcgaaaatattaaaatactttTAGATTTCGtatgttaaaatatttttagatttcGTACGTGTATATCcgaacatatttttatttaaaaaatggtgATTTTGCATTTGCGCTttcgaaagaaaaaaaattttaaaattcggaTGTGCACTTCCGAATGCatatttttttcaagaaaatgtaATTTCGCATGTGCACTTTCGAAGACACATTTTTATCAAGAAAATGTGACTTCAGAAGTGCATATCTGAAAAACATGTATGGGAGATCAGAAAAACAAAATCCTTAAAACCAAAGCAACAATGTATATATTCATCATAAATTATTGAAGTTACATAGCTAGTTCAATAGAAATTTAACGTTACATATTGTTATAAACAGGTAGTTGAGGACGtcgcaacattttgataacatcttcTCCCGATCTTTGAAGCTTCGCATCCAACTTGATTGTACCCTTTGAAGAATATCGTTGAAAAGTTCTCCACATAACTTCTAAATCGTCGTCGTTCTTGATTGTACATTGACGTCGTGCCTAGGGTTGCACGATACGTCCTCCAAAGGGGAATCAGAAAGTGGGGTCATATCGAGTATACCTCGACCGTACTACTCAAGATGACATCAACTGGACGCATTTCCGTGATTACCAGGAGGTTGTCCCCTTCGATCACATCTCGTTATATTCCGGATGGTTGACGtgtgggaccaacaccatggtcgGATATTTGTCGGAGCGCTGCATCAGACAGTTTGGATGCGTGTAGATGATACATTGGTTTCCATTTGCGGCATCTCCCGACATTATTACTCGTTGAAATCTCACTGCCATCTTTCAGGATTGGGAGCATTATTTGGTATCAGAGGAGTATCGGAGTATAGAGAGATGTCATTGTGTAGATGGATATGTGACATGGTTTTATCAAGTGGCACATCCTATCATGACATTTAATGCTCCAGGGCGTTCACCTAGGATAGCGCATAAGGAGCTCTTGGGGAatcagcaggccgaggatgaccatgccacagATCTCCTACCGATATGCCAGCGAATACAGTTGATTGAACGGGAGGCATTGGATAGAGGGATCATTCAGGAGGGCGGTGCAGAGGCGGTTGTCATAGTGCAGAGGATGGTTAGTGAGGCGTCTAGAGTGACGATGTATAAGAGGCAGGGGAGGTCGCAGGGGTTAggattaggcatactcagtagtagTAGCCTATATTTTATGACTTGTTTTTGGTGTTGTAATATTTCTACATTTTGCACTTATCAGAATAACAATTactatattttgatattttattttagtctaCGTACTTTTTATTTCCATTAGATTTTGTCAGATAAAAAGGTATTAAATTTAGTTATCACGATTATAACAATGTAATTTTGtagctttttttcaaaaaaaaaaatacacaaagcaCATTTCACATGTACATATTCGAAACTGGTTTAGGGtgttttcggatatacatattcgaaacttttttttttacaaaatatttgaAACATCTTAAAATGTGAAAAATGTGCCTTCAGATATGCAAATTCAAAAGATATTTTGGAGTTTTCAAATGTGTTTTTTATCCTATAGGGGTATAATGAGAAATTTCCTCAATGTCTGTGCCTTTGCGAAATTTAATTATGTAATCTATTTCAGTTGCCCATATCTATTTTTTGTTTGGgcaatttttcttaaaaaaatttaatgatataTCTCTTTAGTTTGGAGATACATGGATGCGCCCAAAGACGTATCTTTGAATTCACGGAAAAATATTTTCAGATTTGCAGAGATGCGCCCCATTTTGCTAATGAGAAATTGCCCTTGTTCATTCTTCCCCTTAACAACCCATTAGCAAAGAGATCGTAGGCTGGTGCATATAAGAAAGAGAATAGAGAATTTGGAAGAGGAACCATGGAAAACAAGTTAAATTATGCACTAATAAATACTAATATTTTGTCATTAAATTCTATTGACAAACAAGTTAGTGAATTCCATGCTTACAAATTACAAGACATAATTTATACCCATTCTATTTAACACCCATTCTATTTAACCTCTGGCTTTAAACGGGGTCCTCGCTAGTAAACGGTGGAATTGGTCCTCATGTTTTAAAAACACTATAACTCATCATTATTTTCCAATCTTACTCATAGTTGTAATTAAGATTTCTTCTTACCTTCATATTGAAAAACTAGAATTCACGAAATAATTTCAGAAAAAAGTATTGGTACTTGTATACATATGTACACATCAATTATACAATTGTTTAATACATTACGTGTGCAAAAAACTCAAATCACCAAACATAAAGAGTGAAGGAGTAACCATGCCACACCCACTCCAACGCCAGTTATATCCCCCACATCTCAATCACTGATGAATGTTGGCAACTTGATAACTGCATTGTCTTGGTGAATCTTAGCTACTCTGTTAAAGTTATTGGACATTTCAGTGTTAGATCCAATTATATCACTCAAGGATTAAATCATATAATACAGCAATGGAGATGAACTTTGGGTAGTATTCAAATTAAGTGTTCTTTGAAATGAAGCGCACCAACAGGACCGAAAGTAAGTGTTCTTTAAAATTATTTCCAGATTATAGTTTTTTTCTCCATCACAAATCTTTAACAGAGCAAAATGGAATGTCTGATTCAGCTCTATCCTTGACCTTGAGTGATACAATATCCTTAACAGCAAAAATATAAATGGAACCACACAAAACAAAATGCAATATGCAATAGCCAATCTTGGcactaaaataaaaattgtatataatattataaataatacatTTTCTAGAACTAGTATAACTAAGTAAGCTACGTCTGTAGTAATTATAACTTAATAGAGCTGTAGAAGAATGCTCAaaagagaaattcaaaattttaaggaTCCTGGGAATCTGGTTGGCTAATCATACGAGAAATTATAACTTTATATAATTCATTGATTGCAGCTTGATAATCACCTGAATCAACAGGAAATGTCCGTCTTGATGATGACTGTTGGTTCAATCCATCGTATTCGTTTGCAGCAACCATCGTCCGAGTAGTGGAGAGGGCCTTTTCCAAATCTACCTGTGACAATCGTCTAGGTGCCTAAAACATGACAGAAAAAAACTGCTCAGTAATTTTCATCTCCAGGACTAATGATATGAAAAAGGCGCTGAGAAGGCCAATTAGTTAACAAAGACTTAATATGTGAATTATTTCAATGTAGTCACAGATTGATCTCTAATATTCAAGTAATTGCAATCAGTGACTAGAGTCGTTTATAACATACATCTTCAAATAAAACAGACACACTCAAATTTacttatttttctttctcttctacatAGCAGAAATTGAAACGCTTTCCAGCCAAGGTAGCCGTACAAAACATATTCACTATTTTGAGAATGTAAAATTATAGCAGAGAAGAGCATGAAAGAGAACAGCATATTATTGAGAATGCAAAACTAAAGCATAGAAGAGAGTGAAAGAGATTGACAGATATACTAACAGGAGATTGTTTCCCTTTCTTCTCATATTCCAGCAGTTCTCTAATAGGAAAATAGGCGGCCTTCTGACAAAGATCAAATAGATCTGACCCAGTGTAACCCTCGCATAAGCTAGCTATATAATCGAGGTCTATGTTATCTTCAATCCTCTCACCCTttaagatgattttcaatatatcAGCCCTTTCCTTCTGGTCAGGAAGTCCAATTTCAAAGGATTGAGGAAAACGCCGAAGTATTGCTTCATCAAGTTCCGAAGGACGATTAGTTGCTGCAAGTACCATAATTCGGGCATTCTCTATAGAAAAACCAACAGAAAAAATATTAAGTAGATGTCCTTATTAATAAAATCTGCATCAAAATTGTCACTTGTTAATAAAGTTTATACAATAAACAAAAATTACAAGACAACTGCTATAAAACTTACGGTTGGTAGTGAATCCATCCCATAGAGCCATGAACTCAGTTTTCATGTTTAACAAAGCCTCGTGATCTGATTGACGACGCTGACCCAAAAAACTGTCTacttcatcaatgaatatgatgGCAGGCTGAAGCTTATAAGCCAAACTAAATACAGCAACCACTGCAGAAGAATAACAACTTATTAATGATAGACCAAAACAAAGAACCGCATTTAAAACAACAAACATAAAGCAAATCGATTGCATAAAAAGTTAGAAACAATTTTATGTTATATCATCACAGAGCTAAATGAAGTATAGTAACATAAGCCAAGATGCCCTCATTAAACATCCTAATGAAGAATTTCGCCTATGAGCGGAAGAACAACTTCAAGCCTCACAGATTTTGCTAATTTATAACAATTAGTGAATCAACAGGGGGTGGCCAGCAATTTACAGATACACTCCTCAACGAGGAATACAGAAGGATGAAAACCCTTATACTCATTCTATAACTGGAATTAATTGTACCATTTTAACCTTACTTGAAACCACTTCTCATAATCTCTTCTTTCAGAAAATAGTGTATTACTGACTGATTTCACTTCTTAGCAGCTAAAAAGTTCCCCTGCTATTTTGAAGGGACCCTCGTGCAATAAACTCATTTTCCCAATACAAGGTCACTATCATCAATCTGAGAACAGTAAGCTGCCATTAGATGACCAGATGGCCTTATCCATCAAACAAACTGAGACAATGGTTTAAAAGCACTCAATAGTTTAGatatgttaatttaaaataacatCCACACTCTGCAGTATAACTTTGAAGCACATCAAACAAAAAGTAGCCTGTTTTATAGCAGAAAAAGTTAATTATAATATTGGCATGGGACATGCATACAATACAACGCAAAAATACAAGAAAATAAACTCATAAATATGGAACAATATACCTGCAATATTGGTCAAAGAATTAAAACAAGGCTAATGCTGAAATATATAGATTTGTAGTAtgacattaaaaataaaaaattgctgTGAATCTTTTAAACATATGCAGGATTTTGGGGATAACTTATAAGCATCAGTGGTTTCAACTGCGGATTGTTAAAATTCTGCAATGCAATAGTGATATAGCACCACTACAACTATTTGACAACATTTTGTACTAAATAGCATATTGCAGAACAATAGTGGTTTGTCCAAATTCCGCTACGCCATTGCGGCTATTTCACAACATTGATTAACATTAATAATACATTGCAAATTCACTAGAGATTGAAAACTCAGAAGATTACACAAAGTATCATCATTTTTTTAGATGTTCTTAAAAGTTCATTCATAGAAGCAAGAAGTCAATAAGATTCATCATGTTGAAATTGACACAGAATATCTGTCAGATAAACACTTCAATATAGGATTTGCAACCTTATAGAAAGAAGTGGCTTGATACTTATACATTGAAACAAAAGACGGGTACAACAACTAGCCAACTACATGACG
Coding sequences within:
- the LOC131626173 gene encoding uncharacterized AAA domain-containing protein C24B10.10c-like — translated: MTDTKFLQEILLYAARAALSYWVLVTGLRYLDPNRESTKKALEQKKQIAKRLGRPLIQTNPYEDVIACDVINPDHIDVEFDSIGGLETIKQALFELVILPLKRPDLFSHGKLLGPQKGVLLYGPPGTGKTMLAKAIAKESGAVFINVKISNLMSKWFGDAQKLGKCVLSL
- the LOC131626174 gene encoding uncharacterized protein LOC131626174 isoform X2 is translated as MKGSSERKYMQEFLLYAASAALSCLVIFTGLHYLDPNRESSKKALEHKKAIARRLGRPLIHTDQYEDIIAGDVINPDHIDVEFDSIGGLESIKETLFELVILPLKRPELFSHGKLLGPLKGVLLYGPPGTGKTMLAKAIARESGAVFINVRISNLMSKWFGDASKLVVAVFSLAYKLQPAIIFIDEVDSFLGQRRQSDHEALLNMKTEFMALWDGFTTNQNARIMVLAATNRPSELDEAILRRFPQSFEIGLPDQKERADILKIILKGERIEDNIDLDYIASLCEGYTGSDLFDLCQKAAYFPIRELLEYEKKGKQSPAPRRLSQVDLEKALSTTRTMVAANEYDGLNQQSSSRRTFPVDSE
- the LOC131626174 gene encoding uncharacterized protein LOC131626174 isoform X1: MKGSSERKYMQEFLLYAASAALSCLVIFTGLHYLDPNRESSKKALEHKKAIARRLGRPLIHTDQYEDIIAGDVINPDHIDVEFDSIGGLESIKETLFELVILPLKRPELFSHGKLLGPLKGVLLYGPPGTGKTMLAKAIARESGAVFINVRISNLMSKWFGDASKLVVAVFSLAYKLQPAIIFIDEVDSFLGQRRQSDHEALLNMKTEFMALWDGFTTNQNARIMVLAATNRPSELDEAILRRFPQSFEIGLPDQKERADILKIILKGERIEDNIDLDYIASLCEGYTGSDLFDLCQKAAYFPIRELLEYEKKGKQSPAPRRLSQVDLEKALSTTRTMVAANEYDGLNQQSSSRRTFPVDSGDYQAAINELYKVIISRMISQPDSQDP